One Candidatus Cloacimonadota bacterium genomic window carries:
- a CDS encoding polysaccharide deacetylase family protein — MRNKIHISVDFDWIPGSERSVARLFKIFACYDLHPTLFFTGSFAAANPGIILKAADLGYEIGTHGLHHGLDVEENFGPETPYKKQKKLLGKATDILGDITGSAPRIFRAPLLKISESTFDVLGELGYQADSSIPARRYDFGAGSVNALRCFCKPSKAH; from the coding sequence ATGAGAAACAAGATTCATATCAGTGTTGATTTTGATTGGATTCCTGGTTCAGAACGAAGTGTGGCGAGGCTTTTCAAGATATTCGCATGTTATGATTTGCATCCCACCCTTTTTTTCACGGGAAGCTTTGCTGCGGCAAATCCCGGTATAATCTTGAAGGCTGCTGATTTAGGTTATGAAATCGGCACTCACGGCTTGCATCATGGCTTGGATGTGGAGGAAAATTTTGGGCCTGAAACCCCTTATAAAAAGCAAAAAAAACTGCTTGGCAAAGCCACGGATATCCTTGGTGACATCACTGGAAGCGCCCCACGGATTTTTCGTGCGCCTCTGTTGAAAATTTCAGAATCCACTTTCGATGTATTGGGAGAATTAGGCTATCAGGCAGATTCCTCAATCCCAGCCCGGAGATACGATTTTGGAGCAGGAAGTGTGAATGCGTTGAGATGCTTCTGTAAGCCCAGCAAAGCACATTT
- a CDS encoding methyltransferase domain-containing protein translates to MSNNHLLLEVQDVSKMKLYHCYSNMARQLRSNRELFRAVFGFDPPEASRGQYWDWTTLALRGSMIRHCRVGMEVLDMGCGAYAVLARFARARFACKSITAVDMCKDVIDFASKSDSTSLISYHHSDLFDCGLGLFDIIVFNAPYLMEQKAEQLGMIQDEEFRERFCGGADGGATIRRFLADCPKHLKDDGLVLLGVNHYHIKAEVIQAAISRSGLKPVDISYNHFTKACVYALRMKSNAKM, encoded by the coding sequence TTGAGCAACAACCATTTATTATTAGAGGTCCAGGACGTCAGTAAGATGAAATTATATCATTGCTACAGTAACATGGCAAGGCAGCTCCGGAGTAATCGTGAGTTGTTTCGGGCAGTCTTTGGCTTTGATCCTCCTGAAGCAAGCCGGGGTCAATATTGGGATTGGACCACCCTCGCCCTGCGGGGAAGCATGATCAGGCATTGCCGTGTGGGAATGGAAGTTCTGGATATGGGCTGTGGAGCGTATGCGGTTTTAGCCAGGTTCGCCAGAGCCAGGTTTGCATGCAAATCAATCACGGCTGTGGACATGTGTAAAGATGTTATAGACTTTGCATCAAAATCCGATTCCACTTCGTTGATCAGCTATCATCACAGTGATTTGTTTGATTGCGGATTGGGACTTTTTGATATTATCGTTTTCAATGCTCCATATCTGATGGAACAGAAAGCAGAACAATTGGGAATGATTCAAGATGAAGAATTCCGTGAACGGTTTTGCGGAGGCGCTGATGGGGGTGCCACAATCAGGAGGTTTCTCGCAGATTGTCCGAAGCACCTGAAAGATGATGGTTTAGTGCTTTTGGGGGTAAATCATTATCACATCAAAGCCGAAGTAATCCAGGCAGCCATATCAAGATCGGGTTTAAAGCCTGTCGATATCAGTTACAATCACTTCACAAAAGCTTGTGTTTATGCACTAAGGATGAAAAGCAATGCAAAGATGTAA
- a CDS encoding T9SS type A sorting domain-containing protein, with protein MKTRHIIALLALIIIAKTLTATEIFVINSVSQTLSRIDTENGSVNNSFALLGQAPNLMDMDDQHIYVVCSGDNAIQVLNRLTGAHIRYIPVAGSSNPYAVLKVGEHLYVSGLFTEKLYKISLQTNSVVASVNVGAGPQGLCSDGNRLFVCNTGGWAQNFANSSVSVIDLDSFSVEATIPTWTNPQFARVWDGYLHVSCTGDWSDIQGKLDIINLANLTLEKRLDIGGNPGSLWINPSGIGYIGEGMSTALYSYDANTHTLLHGAGNPLAYEASMVHGNSSKMALLKQNWTSASRVSVYGLDFSPLGSYYVGISSTDMMVAPEVTSIQDDVYATPVAQAYPNPLRRGSRLNLKQIAEDNSLFQLFNVRGQLIQSHQIMKGENSLDLGALPAGLYLYTLGKNGNSQPGKLLLLD; from the coding sequence ATGAAAACCAGACACATTATCGCCCTTTTGGCACTAATTATTATTGCCAAAACCCTCACCGCCACGGAAATCTTCGTGATTAATTCCGTTTCCCAAACGCTTTCCCGAATCGACACCGAAAACGGGAGCGTAAACAATTCCTTCGCCCTGCTGGGACAAGCTCCAAACCTGATGGACATGGACGACCAGCATATTTACGTGGTCTGCTCCGGAGACAACGCCATCCAGGTTTTGAACCGCCTAACCGGCGCCCACATCCGCTACATCCCTGTGGCGGGCTCATCAAATCCCTACGCCGTTCTGAAAGTTGGTGAACACCTCTACGTGAGCGGACTTTTCACAGAAAAGCTCTACAAAATCAGCCTGCAAACAAATTCCGTGGTGGCGTCTGTGAATGTGGGAGCCGGCCCGCAGGGTCTTTGCTCGGATGGAAACCGGCTATTTGTTTGCAACACAGGTGGTTGGGCACAAAACTTTGCCAATAGTTCCGTCAGCGTTATTGACCTGGATTCCTTCAGCGTGGAAGCCACCATTCCAACCTGGACAAACCCGCAATTCGCCAGGGTTTGGGATGGTTATCTGCATGTTTCCTGCACCGGAGACTGGAGCGATATCCAGGGAAAACTGGACATCATAAACCTTGCCAACCTCACGCTGGAAAAGCGTTTGGACATTGGCGGTAATCCAGGCTCACTGTGGATTAACCCCAGCGGTATCGGCTACATCGGAGAAGGGATGTCAACCGCGCTCTACAGCTATGACGCAAACACACACACCCTCTTGCACGGCGCGGGCAATCCACTTGCTTATGAAGCCTCTATGGTGCACGGAAACAGCAGCAAGATGGCCTTGTTAAAGCAAAACTGGACTTCAGCTTCGCGAGTGAGTGTTTACGGACTGGATTTTTCCCCATTGGGAAGCTATTATGTGGGCATTTCCAGCACGGACATGATGGTCGCGCCCGAAGTAACATCCATTCAGGATGATGTTTACGCCACTCCCGTCGCGCAAGCCTATCCCAATCCACTGCGCCGGGGAAGCCGGTTAAACCTCAAGCAAATCGCTGAAGATAATTCCCTGTTTCAGCTTTTCAACGTCAGGGGTCAACTCATCCAAAGCCACCAAATCATGAAAGGCGAAAACAGCCTCGATTTGGGCGCGCTGCCAGCCGGGTTATACCTGTATACGCTGGGGAAAAATGGCAATTCCCAACCTGGAAAATTGCTACTTTTGGATTGA
- a CDS encoding acyl-CoA dehydrogenase, translated as MNYFLNDDQLEMKEIARRIADEKMRPLSEKYDEEGIFPWDIVEVMRQSDLFAILIPEEYDGISGKVTDLVVVTEELCSVDAGISLAFGATGLGMYPISIAGTQEQKKKWLPIIAAGEQLAAFALTEANAGSDAGAVETTARKQGDKYILNGTKQWITNGGEAGIYTVFAMTDKSRGARGASCFVVEKDTPGFSFGKKENKMGIRASATRELIFEDCEVPAENMLGREGTGFITAMKVFDKSRPMVGAQAVGIARGAFEASVKYAKERHQFGKPISSFQAIQFMLADMATQIEAARALVWQTAKMIDSGERNYSKESAMCKYYASDVAMQVTTDAVQILGGYGYMKEYPVEKMMRDAKILQIYEGTNQIQRGIVAANLLKEF; from the coding sequence ATGAACTACTTTCTAAATGACGACCAACTGGAAATGAAAGAAATAGCGCGGCGCATCGCGGATGAAAAGATGCGCCCGCTTTCCGAAAAATATGATGAAGAAGGAATCTTCCCCTGGGACATCGTGGAAGTGATGCGCCAAAGCGACCTTTTCGCCATTTTGATACCTGAAGAATACGACGGCATCAGCGGCAAAGTTACAGACCTCGTTGTGGTCACGGAAGAGCTCTGCTCCGTGGACGCCGGCATTTCTCTGGCTTTCGGAGCCACAGGTTTGGGCATGTATCCCATCTCCATCGCCGGCACCCAGGAGCAAAAGAAAAAATGGCTGCCCATCATCGCCGCTGGGGAGCAGCTCGCCGCTTTCGCGCTCACGGAGGCCAACGCCGGTTCAGACGCCGGAGCCGTGGAAACTACAGCCCGCAAACAGGGTGATAAATACATCCTCAACGGCACTAAACAGTGGATTACAAATGGCGGCGAAGCAGGGATTTACACCGTATTCGCGATGACGGATAAAAGCAGGGGAGCCAGAGGCGCTTCCTGTTTTGTGGTGGAAAAAGACACCCCCGGCTTCAGCTTCGGCAAAAAGGAAAACAAAATGGGAATCCGAGCTTCAGCCACGCGTGAGCTGATTTTTGAAGATTGCGAAGTTCCCGCCGAAAACATGTTGGGACGTGAAGGCACCGGCTTCATCACCGCGATGAAGGTTTTCGACAAATCCCGCCCCATGGTGGGAGCCCAGGCTGTCGGAATCGCCCGCGGCGCCTTTGAAGCTTCGGTGAAATATGCCAAGGAAAGACATCAGTTTGGCAAACCCATCTCATCCTTCCAGGCTATTCAATTTATGCTGGCGGACATGGCGACTCAGATTGAAGCCGCCCGCGCCCTGGTTTGGCAAACCGCGAAGATGATTGACAGCGGAGAACGCAACTACAGCAAGGAATCCGCCATGTGTAAATACTACGCTTCCGACGTTGCCATGCAGGTCACCACCGACGCCGTTCAAATCCTGGGTGGATACGGCTACATGAAGGAATACCCGGTGGAAAAAATGATGCGTGACGCCAAGATTTTGCAGATTTATGAAGGCACAAACCAAATCCAACGCGGCATCGTTGCCGCCAACCTGCTCAAGGAATTTTGA